A single region of the Sorghum bicolor cultivar BTx623 chromosome 9, Sorghum_bicolor_NCBIv3, whole genome shotgun sequence genome encodes:
- the LOC8061328 gene encoding importin subunit beta-1: MDITQVLLAAQSPDANLRTVAESNLTQFQEQNLPNFLLSLSIELSNDEKPPESRRLAGIILKNSLDAKDSAKKELLTQQWVSVDPSVKLKIKELLLVTLGSSVHDARHTSSQVIAKVASIEIPRREWQDLVANLLGNMTSPGASAPLKQATLEALGYVCEEISPQDLEQDQVNAVLTAVVQGMNQTELSPEVRLAAVKALYNALDFAESNFANEMERNYIMKVVCETAVSKEVEIRQAAFECLVAIASTYYSHLDPYMQTIFNLTANAVKGDEEPVALQAVEFWSAICDEEIALQDEYEGSEDGNSTVHFRFIEKALPSLVPMLLETLLKQEEDQDQDDNVWNISMSGGTCLGLISRTVGDAVVPLVMPFVEANITKPDWHCREAATFAFGSILEGPSVEKLAPLVQGGLDFLLNTMNDANSQVKDTTAWTLGRVFELLHSPAGANPIINNSNLPRIMSVLLESSKDSPNVAEKVCGAIYFLAQGYEDAESMSSVLTPYLPNIIAALLSAADRADTTHFRLRASAYEALNEIVRVSNIPETSGIIGQLLQEIMRRLNLTFDLHILSSGDKEKQSDLQALLCGVLQVIIQKLNSTDAKSIISQTADQLMMLFLRVFACHNSTVHEEAMLAIGALAYATGPDFVKYMPNFFTYLEAGLQNYEEYQVCSISVGVVGDICRALEDKILPFCDRIMTVLLKDLSSSMLNRSVKPPIFSCFGDIALAIGENFEKYLPYAMPMLQGAAGLLGTLDRSDDDMVDYGNQLRRGIFEAYSGILQGIKGPKAQLMIPYATHLLQFTEAVFKDRSRDDSVTKAAVAVIGDLADTLGQSSKDLFKTHLFHVEFLRECQAQEFDDEVRETAQWAQGMINQAVVS, encoded by the exons ATGGATATCACTCAGGTTCTGCTAGCTGCTCAATCTCCAGATGCTAACCTTCGAACAGTAGCAGAAAGCAACCTCACACAGTTCCAGGAGCAGAATCTTCCTAACTTCCTCCTCTCCCTATCAATAGAGCTCTCAAATGATGAAAAACCTCCAGAGTCTAGAAGGCTTGCTGGTATTATCCTTAAGAATTCTTTGGATGCAAAGGATTCTGCGAAAAAGGAGCTATTGACTCAGCAATGGGTAAGCGTGGATCCATCtgtcaaattgaagatcaaggaGTTGTTGCTGGTGACACTAGGATCTTCGGTGCATGATGCAAGACATACCTCTTCGCAAGTCATTGCCAAGGTTGCATCAATTGAGATACCACGTCGAGAATGGCAAGACCTTGTTGCCAACTTACTGGGCAACATGACTTCTCCAGGTGCATCCGCTCCTTTGAAACAAGCAACACTAGAGGCATTGGGGTATGTGTGTGAGGAGATTTCTCCACAGGACTTGGAGCAGGACCAAGTGAATGCTGTTCTGACTGCTGTTGTCCAGGGAATGAATCAGACAGAGCTCAGCCCTGAGGTTCGTCTAGCTGCAGTTAAGGCCCTATATAATGCTCTTGACTTTGCCGAGAGTAACTTTGCAAATGAAATGGAGAGGAATTATATAATGAAGGTGGTTTGTGAGACTGCTGTGTCCAAAGAAGTGGAGATCAGACAGGCTGCATTTGAATGCCTTGTTGCAATAGCATCCACATATTATTCACACTTAGATCCTTATATGCAAACCATATTCAACCTGACAGCAAATGCAGTGAAAGGTGATGAGGAACCGGTTGCACTTCAAGCTGTTGAGTTCTGGAGCGCTATTTGTGATGAAGAGATTGCACTCCAAGATGAATACGAGGGATCTGAGGATGGCAACTCTACTGTACACTTTCGCTTTATTGAAAAGGCCCTCCCTTCACTTGTACCGATGCTGCTAGAAACTTTATTGAAGCAAgaggaagatcaagatcaagatgATAATGTTTGGAACATTTCTATGAGTGGTGGGACGTGCCTTGGACTCATTTCTAGAACTGTTGGTGATGCAGTTGTTCCTCTTGTGATGCCATTTGTTGAGGCCAACATCACAAAGCCTGATTGGCATTGTCGCGAGGCAGCTACTTTTGCATTTGGTTCTATCCTTGAAGGCCCCTCTGTTGAAAAACTTGCTCCACTTGTCCAGGGTGGTCTTGATTTCTTGCTTAACACAATGAATGATGCAAATAGCCAGGTAAAAGATACTACTGCTTGGACTCTTGGGAGGGTATTTGAGCTCTTGCATTCTCCAGCTGGTGCAAACCCAATCATAAATAATTCAAACCTTCCTCGTATCATGTCTGTGCTGCTTGAGAGTAGTAAAGATTCTCCAAATGTGGCTGAGAAAGTCTGTGGAGCTATTTATTTTCTTGCCCAAGGATATGAAGATGCAGAGTCAATGTCTTCTGTGCTCACACCTTATCTACCTAATATCATTGCTGCTCTTCTTTCTGCCGCGGACCGTGCTGATACCACCCATTTCAGGCTTCGTGCTTCTGCTTATGAAGCACTGAATGAGATTGTGAGAGTCAGCAACATACCTGAAACTTCAGGCATCATAGGCCAATTGTTGCAGGAGATCATGAGAAGATTAAACCTTACATTTGATCTCCATATACTTTCTTCTGGTGATAAGGAGAAGCAAAGCGATCTGCAGGCTTTGCTATGTGGTGTTCTGCAGGTCATCATCCAGAAGCTGAATAGCACAGATGCAAAGTCCATAATTTCTCAGACTGCTGATCAGCTGATGATGCTGTTTTTGCGTGTCTTTGCCTGCCACAATTCTACTGTTCATGAAGAAGCAATGCTTGCAATTGGTGCTCTTGCATATGCTACTGGTCCAGATTTTGTTAAATACATGCCTAACTTCTTCACATACCTGGAGGCTGGCTTGCAGAATTATGAAGAGTACCAAGTGTGTTCCATCTCTGTTGGGGTGGTCGGTGATATTTGTCGTGCCTTGGAAGATAAAATCTTGCCCTTCTGTGATCGCATTATGACTGTTCTTCTAAAGGATCTATCAAGCTCTATGCTCAATCGGTCTGTGAAGCCTCCAATTTTCTCAtgctttggagatattgctctTGCTATTGGTGAGAATTTTGAGAAATACCTACCATATGCCATGCCAATGCTTCAAGGAGCTGCAGGACTCCTTGGTACTCTTGATCGGAGTGATGATGATATGGTTGATTATGGCAACCAACTCAGACGTGGCATTTTTGAGGCGTACTCTGGTATACTCCAGGGCATCAAGGGCCCGAAAGCTCAGCTGATGATCCCATACGCAACCCATCTACTACAGTTCACTGAAGCTGTCTTCAAAGATAGGAGCAG GGATGACAGTGTGACAAAGGCTGCAGTTGCTGTAATTGGGGATCTCGCAG
- the LOC8083744 gene encoding pentatricopeptide repeat-containing protein At2g30100, chloroplastic, with the protein MPQTARRSVIHAPAPSPPRTLFPSSPPAPVAVAVPPSLPWLGPRRPFSSPHINTHQASKSSAPHSHARLPTLAPPALPIPTHGRLSSHATTTATAAAAAVGTFPQSTRSSSRRLPASSVSPRPPPPPRSLRLDHAAAPSLSAAATVPAPEGLLAAAIEHLEREPASVAADEAPLAALSPRELQLVLVYFAQEGRDAYCALEVFDWLRRANRVDGETMELMAAIACGWIERLVGAGGDVADVAALLGEMDCVGLRPGFSLVEKAVALYWDRGERELAVEFVRDVLRRGGLGAAAGGEHSSANGDGERGGPVGYLAWKMMMDGDYRNAVKLVIEFKETGLKPEVYSYLIGLTALVKEQKEFSKALRRLNSSVKDGSISKLDAESMHSIEKYQSDLLSDGVLLSNWAVQEGSSEVLGLVHERLLSLYTCAGCGLEAEHQLWEMKLLGREPDTQLYDVVLAICASQGEAAAVRRLLAGVESTSAGRRKKSMSWLLRGYVKGGFILDASETLIQMLDMGLFPDYLDRAAVLTALRRNIQESGSLESYLKLCKRLSETDLIGPCIVYLYVRKFKLWMAHML; encoded by the exons ATGCCACAAACCGCTCGGCGGTCCGTGATCCACGCCCCCGCCCCCTCCCCCCCCCGAACACTCTTCCCTTCCTCTCCCCCAGCCCCAGTCGCCGTCGCCGTTCCGCCATCCCTTCCTTGGCTTGGGCCACGTCGCCCTTTCTCCTCCCCACACATCAACACCCACCAGGCCTCCAAATCCTCCGCGCCTCACTCCCATGCCCGCCTCCCAACCCTAGCCCCTCCGGCCCTCCCCATCCCTACCCATGGGCGGCTCTCTTCccacgccaccaccaccgccacggcggctgcggcggccgTCGGCACCTTTCCCCAATCCACCCGCTCCTCCTCGCGGCGACTCCCCGCGTCGTCTGTCTCCCCCCGGCCCCCGCCGCCCCCGCGCTCCCTGCGCCTCGACCATGCCGCGGCGCCGTccctctccgccgccgccaccgtgcCCGCGCCCGAGggcctcctcgccgccgccatcgAGCACCTGGAGCGCGAGCCGGCCTCCGTCGCGGCCGACGAGGCCCCGCTCGCGGCGCTGTCCCCGCGGGAGCTGCAGCTGGTGCTCGTCTACTTCGCGCAGGAGGGGCGCGACGCCTACTGCGCGCTCGAGGTCTTCGACTGGCTCCGCCGCGCCAACCGCGTCGACGGGGAGACCATGGAGCTCATGGCCGCCATCGCCTGCGGCTGGATCGAGCGCCTCGTGGGGGCAGGCGGGGACGTCGCTGACGTTGCCGCGCTGCTCGGGGAGATGGACTGCGTCGGGCTGCGCCCCGGGTTCAGCCTCGTGGAGAAGGCCGTCGCGCTCTACTGGGACCGCGGGGAGAGGGAGCTCGCTGTCGAGTTCGTCAGGGACGTGCTCAGGAGAGGGGGACTCGGAGCCGCCGCAGGAGGGGAGCACAGCTCTGCCAATGGCGACGGCGAGCGGGGAGGGCCCGTTGGCTACCTCGCCTGGAAGATGATG ATGGATGGAGACTATCGGAATGCTGTCAAGTTGGTCATTGAATTTAAGGAGACCGGGCTCAAACCTGAGGTGTATAGTTATCTCATTGGGTTGACTGCCTTGGTTAAAGAGCAAAAAGAATTCTCAAAGGCTTTGCGAAGATTAAATTCATCAGTGAAGGATGGCTCCATTTCTAAACTAGATGCTGAGAGCATGCATAGTATCGAAAAGTATCAATCGGATTTGTTAAGTGATGGTGTTCTTTTATCGAACTGGGCAGTACAAGAGGGCAGCAGCGAAGTTCTAGGACTTGTGCATGAGAGGCTCCTGTCATTGTATACTTGTGCTGGTTGTGGCTTGGAAGCTGAGCACCAACTTTGGGAAATGAAGCTTCTTGGCAGAGAACCTGATACACAGCTCTATGATGTTGTATTGGCCATTTGTGCTTCTCAGGGGGAAGCTGCTGCTGTCCGCCGCTTGCTTGCAGGAGTTGAGTCAACCAGTGCCGGAAGAAGGAAGAAATCTATGTCATGGCTACTGCGAGGCTATGTCAAAGGTGGCTTCATTCTAGATGCCTCAGAAACACTCATACAGATGCTGGACATGGGCTTGTTTCCTGATTACCTGGATAGAGCTGCTGTACTGACTGCACTGCGGAGGAACATACAGGAATCTGGCAGCCTAGAATCGTACTTGAAGCTCTGCAAGCGACTATCTGAGACAGATCTGATTGGACCTTGTATTGTGTATCTCTATGTCCGCAAATTTAAATTGTGGATGGCGCACATGCTTTAG